In the Agromyces flavus genome, ACGGCCCGATGCGCCCGGTGATGCCGGCGTTGTTGACGAGTCCGGTCACGCGGCCGAAAAGCCGGATCGCCTCGGGCACCACTTCGGCCGCGGCATCGAGATCGGCGAGGTCGACCTGCAGCACCTCGACCCGGGCGCCCGCCGCGCGGCATCCGTCGGCCACCCGCTCGACCTCGTCGGCGCGTTCGCGATAGGTCAGCACGAGGTCGTGCCCGTCTGCGGCGAGCCGCTCGGCGATCGCGGCGCCGATGCCGCGGCCGCCGCCGGTGATGATCGTCACGGGCCGGGAGTCGACATGCGCAGTCATGACTCCACCCTATGAGCGCGCAAGGGTGGTCCGATCGCGTAGCCTGACGCGGTGAGCGAGTGGACCCCGGCAGCCGATCCGGCCGCGCAGGCGCGCTACCAGGTGCGGTTCGATCTGGGCGTCCCCGGTGTCGCGCGCATCGGGCGGGCCGCCGACGTGCTCGTCTGGGCCGACCAGGTCACGACGGATGTCGCGGGAGCCGCATCGTCGCCGGGCGCCGTCGATCCCGTGCCCGCCGAGGCTCTCTCGGCCGCACCCGATGCGGTCGTCGTGGCCGCGGCACTGCACGACGCGAACGCCGCGGCGGTATGGATCCTCGCCGAGCAGGAGCGCCTCGGGCGACGCGTGTACGTGGCGGTCGTCGCCGCCGGGCGGGCGGACGGCGGCTTCGCCGCCGACGACGTGCTCGCGGCGGGCGCGGTCGTCGACGCGCTCATGGCGCTCGGCATCGACGACACCTCGCCCGAGGCGGCGGTCGCGGCATCCGCGTTCGGGGGCCTGCGCCGCGCGGTGGCGCACCTGGCCACGGCCTCCGTCTCCGGACGCGAGGCGGTCTCGACCGGAGCGGATCCGGCCGCCCTCCGACGCGATGCCATCGGCGATGCGTCGGCGGCGGTGCGGGTGATCCGCGCGCGCTGAGCCGGAGGTCGCCTCAGGCGGCGGTCAGCGCGACCTTGCCCGACTTGCGCGCACGGTGGGCGCGCACCTTGGCCCGGTTGCCGCAGCGCTGCATCGAGCACCAACGCCGGCTCGCGGCACGCGACGTGTCGAGGTAGACGATGCCGCACCCGCCGGCGCAGATGCGCACGCGCCCGTCGTTGGCCGGGCCGAAGCAATCCACGGCGTCGCGCGCGATGGTCGACAGCGCCTGGCCCACGGTCTGCACCGAGCGGCCCGCCTGGCGCGACCCGCCCCCGAGCGTCGGCGGGATGTCGGGGGTCGCCGCGTAGAGGTTGACCAGGTCGATGTCGGCGGCGCGCAGCTCCTCGCCGCGGCCCGCCGCGAGGGCGAGCCGGCCGATCGCGTCGCGGAGCGAGACGGCGTCGAACAGGTCGCGGGACCGGGCGACGCCGACCGGCATGGGGAACCGCTCGCGCATCCACCCGGTCAGGTCGTCGGGGGCGTGCAGGGTCTCGGGCGCCACCGTCACGCGGATGGCCCCGGTGTACGCGAAGTCGAGGGCCAGCGAGCCGGAGTCGAACCACCACCGGCCGCTGTCATCGGTGAACCACTGGCCG is a window encoding:
- a CDS encoding CGNR zinc finger domain-containing protein, coding for MPVSTVSIPVGQWFTDDSGRWWFDSGSLALDFAYTGAIRVTVAPETLHAPDDLTGWMRERFPMPVGVARSRDLFDAVSLRDAIGRLALAAGRGEELRAADIDLVNLYAATPDIPPTLGGGSRQAGRSVQTVGQALSTIARDAVDCFGPANDGRVRICAGGCGIVYLDTSRAASRRWCSMQRCGNRAKVRAHRARKSGKVALTAA